From Halodesulfovibrio aestuarii DSM 17919 = ATCC 29578, the proteins below share one genomic window:
- a CDS encoding polysaccharide biosynthesis protein: MVLLSGKTIKDAEHPNGDIEISVVGLRPGEKLYEELLVGEDVQKTEHPKIMQAHEIFLSLEVLEEKLSKFELLEVENDCLAARNLLQEIVSGFTPNSPIVDSLYNPTKQVAYFSERCKSGVNSLDYHVANVVCASGEALQIKE, encoded by the coding sequence ATGGTGTTGCTTTCGGGAAAGACTATTAAGGATGCTGAACATCCTAATGGTGATATTGAAATTTCTGTAGTTGGGTTGCGTCCTGGTGAAAAGCTATATGAAGAATTGCTGGTTGGTGAGGATGTTCAAAAAACTGAACATCCTAAGATAATGCAAGCACACGAGATCTTTCTTTCACTTGAAGTTTTAGAAGAAAAACTGTCAAAGTTTGAATTGCTTGAAGTTGAGAATGACTGTTTAGCCGCTCGAAACTTGCTCCAAGAAATTGTCAGTGGTTTCACTCCTAATTCCCCGATTGTTGATTCGCTGTATAACCCAACTAAGCAAGTTGCCTACTTTAGTGAAAGGTGTAAATCGGGTGTAAATTCGCTTGATTATCATGTCGCTAATGTCGTTTGTGCTTCTGGTGAAGCCTTGCAAATAAAGGAATAA
- a CDS encoding acyl carrier protein — MLRNLQHVGIIVILNERIKKLVEELTFKKVSIDEPLYTSNLIDSMGTVDLALMLEDEFNIKIGTEDIIEPNFDSIEKLTNYITNRIS, encoded by the coding sequence TTGTTGCGAAATCTTCAACATGTCGGTATTATTGTGATTTTGAATGAGAGAATAAAAAAACTGGTTGAGGAATTGACATTTAAAAAAGTATCAATCGATGAACCTTTGTATACATCTAATTTAATAGATAGCATGGGAACAGTTGATCTTGCTTTAATGTTGGAAGATGAATTTAATATTAAAATAGGTACTGAAGATATAATAGAGCCTAACTTTGATAGTATAGAAAAACTAACCAACTATATAACAAATAGAATTTCATGA
- a CDS encoding MBOAT family O-acyltransferase, producing the protein MDVALPFSGIGFFLLSFASVAILLFCKHFLSSYIKYKYILFSLIVVYIAFFLPFQATIGILLFSLYIYLIYYVFSYSGYRKTLLPIVLVSLPMILFKLDVDGMYKIIGISYITFRVIQAISDQKNYGSLDFFEFTSYLFFPPTLLAGPIDRSYRFKSDLDNGYANISTSNFVSGWELLVIGGLYKFVLAEFVAKFWLAEIDASSTSIVTMINSAYSYTLFFYFDFAGYSAMAMGVGIMLGISVPRNFDKPYLAKNPQDFWRRFHITLGSWLTDYFFKPIYMYLQRFSYFRGRRLLVQNISITLTFLLMGMWNGLVWHYIFSGLLFGLYSSIHNCYVHYVRKGGTDIFSVTPNILSLCMKRLLMVNSVVLALYVFSGRVPL; encoded by the coding sequence ATGGATGTAGCGTTACCCTTCTCTGGAATTGGTTTTTTTCTTTTGTCGTTCGCATCAGTTGCGATCTTGTTATTTTGTAAACATTTTTTATCTAGCTACATTAAATATAAATACATTCTTTTTTCACTGATTGTTGTTTATATTGCCTTCTTTTTGCCGTTTCAAGCAACTATAGGAATCTTATTATTCTCACTTTATATTTATTTGATATATTATGTGTTTTCCTATAGTGGGTACCGTAAGACTCTGCTCCCTATCGTTTTAGTATCATTGCCTATGATTTTATTTAAATTAGATGTCGATGGTATGTATAAAATTATAGGGATATCATACATAACTTTTAGAGTTATCCAAGCCATATCTGATCAAAAAAACTATGGTAGTCTTGATTTCTTTGAATTCACATCATATTTATTCTTTCCTCCGACTTTATTAGCTGGACCAATAGATCGATCATATAGATTTAAGAGTGACTTAGACAATGGGTATGCTAATATATCGACTAGTAACTTCGTTAGTGGATGGGAGTTGTTAGTTATCGGAGGCTTATATAAGTTTGTTTTAGCAGAGTTTGTCGCTAAATTTTGGTTAGCTGAGATCGATGCATCTAGTACCTCTATTGTTACTATGATTAATAGTGCATATTCTTATACCCTGTTCTTTTATTTTGATTTTGCAGGTTATAGTGCAATGGCTATGGGCGTTGGAATTATGCTTGGAATAAGTGTTCCGAGGAATTTTGATAAACCTTATTTAGCTAAAAACCCTCAAGATTTTTGGCGACGATTCCATATAACGTTGGGTTCGTGGTTAACGGATTATTTTTTCAAACCAATATATATGTATCTACAACGCTTTTCATATTTCAGAGGGCGGCGTCTTCTTGTTCAAAATATTTCAATTACTTTGACCTTCTTATTGATGGGAATGTGGAATGGTCTAGTTTGGCATTATATTTTCTCGGGTTTGTTGTTTGGATTATATTCTTCCATCCACAATTGTTATGTTCATTATGTAAGGAAAGGGGGAACGGATATATTTTCAGTTACTCCGAATATATTGTCTTTATGTATGAAAAGATTACTTATGGTTAATTCAGTTGTTTTAGCCTTGTATGTATTTAGTGGGAGAGTGCCGCTGTAG
- a CDS encoding D-alanyl-lipoteichoic acid biosynthesis protein DltD encodes MSSVPKHVVSFLLAFFIIEIALVFGGQNLIFNLLDYNPQKISQLKSELKSQTLRNDLETGKVVVFGSSELSAGSKRILRFMVSNFFSDNNQPIKTIGKGGHQLFIILSELAALHSSKTVDQARIVVLLSPTWFTGKHANGAKMSVFLKYMTNDMMYKLYTNSEIDDHYKFLVSEYITANEKEMSGSSKSYDLIKNYGKKSSSASYNAALLSYLSEKFLLFSKIDFYNEKDNYQVGRMVKYDFPSLDYDVLYEQAKRYNKEASTNNVYGIRNGYFNRHVIRKDKSIRFSSVGKIRDMSENREYDALMNLLALLKEYKIKPLFVMQDLHPSIYTEGREEILPLLATIKASVVGAGFEYLDMWSYREADYVNGKLKDKMHLGELGWVKINKKIIEHFNLN; translated from the coding sequence GTGAGTTCAGTGCCGAAGCATGTTGTGTCTTTTTTGTTGGCTTTTTTTATAATAGAGATAGCTTTGGTTTTTGGTGGTCAGAACCTTATTTTTAATCTTTTAGATTATAATCCCCAAAAAATATCTCAACTTAAATCCGAACTTAAATCTCAAACATTAAGAAATGATTTAGAAACAGGAAAAGTAGTAGTTTTTGGCTCCTCTGAACTTTCAGCTGGCAGCAAGAGGATATTAAGATTTATGGTATCCAATTTTTTTAGTGATAACAATCAGCCTATTAAGACTATTGGAAAGGGAGGGCATCAACTTTTTATTATTTTGTCCGAATTAGCAGCGTTGCATAGCTCTAAGACCGTAGACCAAGCTCGGATAGTAGTTTTGTTAAGTCCTACATGGTTTACCGGAAAGCATGCAAATGGTGCAAAGATGTCTGTTTTTCTGAAGTATATGACGAATGATATGATGTATAAACTATATACTAATAGCGAGATAGATGATCATTATAAATTTTTAGTAAGTGAATACATAACTGCTAATGAAAAAGAAATGTCAGGTAGTAGTAAATCTTACGATCTGATTAAGAACTACGGTAAGAAATCCTCATCTGCTAGTTATAATGCCGCATTGTTGTCTTATCTTTCAGAAAAATTTTTGCTTTTCTCTAAAATTGATTTTTATAATGAGAAAGATAATTATCAAGTTGGGCGAATGGTTAAGTATGATTTTCCTTCGCTAGACTATGATGTTTTATATGAACAGGCAAAAAGATATAACAAGGAAGCATCAACTAACAATGTTTATGGAATCAGAAATGGTTACTTTAATAGACATGTTATAAGAAAAGATAAGAGCATTAGATTCTCAAGCGTTGGGAAAATTAGAGATATGTCTGAAAATCGCGAATATGATGCTTTGATGAATTTGCTAGCGTTACTTAAGGAATATAAAATAAAGCCACTATTTGTCATGCAAGATCTCCATCCATCCATATACACCGAGGGTAGAGAAGAAATATTGCCGTTACTGGCTACTATTAAAGCTTCAGTTGTTGGTGCAGGATTTGAATACTTGGATATGTGGTCCTATCGTGAAGCAGATTATGTAAATGGAAAATTAAAAGATAAAATGCATCTAGGGGAATTAGGCTGGGTGAAGATTAATAAAAAAATTATTGAACATTTTAACCTGAACTAA
- a CDS encoding AMP-binding protein produces MYYCFEQLRFKECDIEKDKIAVSGSDRDLTWQELKFEVEELIETLRSYNLPTGHPIVIYGHKEVKFIASIVACLSLQLPYIPVDTIYPEERLNKIIETVQSSIVINTITGKISRDSSKTLVSYAENDPIAYIMFTSGSTGEPKGVQITHGAVADFVKWLRSDFNISSESVFMNQAPLSFDLSGYELFGFLSYGGTVVLNSRENIQDLKSYFDRVKSYACNTWVSTPSFISKYLMSSDFNQSGFDKLQKFIFCGEVLPVKTAKKIVSAFPESQLINSYGPTEATVAVTMVNIDNEILDAFSNESLPVGRVRGNKKVRIDSLEHSTTGEIIVFGENVSIGYFNNPSLNEKKFESVNGMRSFNTGDFGYIKDGLLFFANRADDMIKLHGYRIELGEIDSTMMNVHGVECSVTIPLKRGNEIVKLVSFVISTGKSVDGIKKEITNNLPYYMMPSDIVFVDDYPKTINHKIDKKKLVQFYTSS; encoded by the coding sequence ATGTACTATTGTTTTGAACAACTAAGATTTAAAGAATGTGATATAGAAAAAGATAAAATTGCAGTGTCTGGTAGTGACCGTGATCTCACTTGGCAGGAGCTTAAATTTGAGGTCGAGGAACTGATTGAAACGCTTCGGTCATACAACCTACCGACTGGTCATCCGATTGTAATTTACGGGCACAAAGAAGTTAAATTCATAGCAAGCATTGTTGCTTGCCTCTCTTTACAGTTACCTTATATTCCAGTTGACACCATCTATCCTGAAGAAAGGTTAAATAAAATTATTGAGACGGTGCAATCTTCAATAGTGATTAATACAATTACTGGAAAAATAAGTAGGGATTCAAGTAAGACTCTTGTCTCCTATGCTGAGAATGATCCAATTGCATACATCATGTTTACTTCAGGGAGTACAGGCGAACCCAAAGGGGTTCAAATCACACATGGTGCTGTTGCCGATTTTGTGAAGTGGCTTAGGAGTGATTTTAATATATCCAGTGAAAGTGTTTTTATGAATCAAGCGCCTCTTAGTTTCGATTTGTCTGGGTATGAGCTTTTTGGTTTCTTGTCCTATGGAGGCACTGTTGTATTAAATAGCAGAGAGAATATTCAAGATCTCAAAAGCTATTTTGATAGGGTAAAGAGCTATGCGTGTAATACTTGGGTTTCAACTCCCTCTTTTATCAGTAAGTATTTAATGTCGTCAGACTTTAATCAATCTGGTTTTGATAAGTTACAGAAATTTATTTTTTGTGGAGAGGTGCTTCCTGTTAAAACTGCAAAGAAAATTGTAAGCGCTTTTCCTGAAAGTCAACTTATAAATTCGTATGGACCAACTGAAGCAACTGTGGCCGTTACGATGGTTAATATTGATAATGAAATACTTGATGCTTTTTCTAATGAGAGTTTGCCCGTTGGGCGTGTCAGGGGGAATAAAAAGGTTCGTATCGATAGTCTTGAACACTCAACTACAGGTGAAATTATAGTTTTTGGAGAGAATGTTTCTATAGGCTATTTTAATAATCCTAGTTTAAACGAGAAGAAGTTTGAAAGTGTTAACGGCATGAGGTCATTTAACACTGGAGATTTTGGGTATATTAAAGATGGGTTGTTATTTTTTGCCAATAGGGCAGATGACATGATTAAGCTACATGGCTATCGAATTGAACTGGGTGAAATTGATAGTACAATGATGAATGTTCATGGTGTTGAGTGCTCCGTTACTATTCCATTAAAACGAGGTAATGAAATAGTTAAGTTGGTATCATTTGTAATTTCTACCGGAAAATCTGTTGATGGAATTAAGAAGGAAATCACGAATAACTTACCATATTATATGATGCCTTCAGACATTGTATTTGTAGACGATTACCCAAAGACAATTAATCACAAAATCGATAAAAAAAAGTTAGTTCAATTCTATACTTCATCTTAA
- a CDS encoding phage integrase N-terminal domain-containing protein, with product MSKNKLLYGAKIAHLTGSSKTQYNNRGQSIRFAKRLHQLGYRVQHCKNISNRHVGVVVEDWQQQGLAVSTIKTYLSSVRQMCRTYGNEKIHKNNSEFGVEKRCYIATQSKAVPKIVYHAVLDQFLSGSERFQRIGRQLTVMRELGLRHEEARKINPATALLPDGRIYISDGTKGGRDRILHEPSQKQIDAVKALAPFIGKNDNSWPDGVSEASWEKYVYKIVGRMGLCIKTCGASLHGLRHAYAQARYEDLTNLLAPCLYSSPLDYREAAYQKHGETWRNRHDQAINILAHELGHNRGEITETYLGTIHGQICKYFKLTYCNLLFLPCRVRINCNFIYLYFNALKTKTSFFKLYP from the coding sequence ATGAGTAAAAACAAACTACTATATGGAGCAAAAATAGCACACCTAACAGGATCGAGTAAAACGCAATACAACAACCGTGGACAATCCATAAGATTCGCGAAGAGACTTCATCAGCTGGGTTACCGAGTACAGCATTGTAAAAACATCTCGAATCGGCACGTGGGAGTCGTGGTAGAAGATTGGCAGCAACAAGGTCTCGCAGTATCCACCATCAAAACATACCTTTCAAGCGTACGCCAAATGTGTCGTACATACGGTAATGAAAAGATACACAAAAACAATAGTGAGTTTGGGGTAGAGAAACGCTGCTATATTGCAACACAGTCAAAAGCAGTACCCAAAATTGTCTACCATGCGGTTCTTGACCAATTCCTTTCAGGATCAGAACGATTTCAACGAATTGGACGTCAACTAACCGTAATGCGCGAACTGGGATTGCGCCATGAAGAAGCACGCAAAATAAACCCAGCGACCGCACTACTTCCTGATGGTCGCATCTATATATCTGATGGCACCAAGGGGGGGCGGGACCGCATCCTGCACGAACCTTCCCAAAAACAAATCGATGCCGTTAAGGCGCTGGCACCCTTCATCGGAAAAAATGACAACAGCTGGCCTGATGGTGTCTCAGAAGCATCATGGGAAAAATACGTCTATAAGATTGTTGGTCGGATGGGGTTATGCATTAAAACCTGCGGCGCTTCCTTACATGGTCTGCGGCACGCATACGCACAAGCTCGCTATGAAGATCTAACGAATCTGTTAGCCCCTTGTCTTTATTCATCACCATTGGATTATCGAGAAGCGGCATACCAAAAACACGGTGAAACTTGGCGCAACAGACATGACCAAGCAATCAATATTCTTGCCCACGAATTAGGGCACAACCGTGGCGAAATCACCGAAACATATCTTGGCACCATTCATGGACAAATTTGTAAGTATTTTAAGCTGACATACTGCAATTTATTATTTCTACCATGCCGTGTCAGGATAAATTGTAATTTTATTTACTTATATTTCAACGCATTAAAAACAAAAACATCTTTTTTCAAGCTTTACCCTTGA
- a CDS encoding tyrosine-type recombinase/integrase gives MYFDKSKNRWIAQVYLTKENGKIYRKTKHFKRKRDASEWQTIHRKEIQLADSLSKSIPDDGTDLRVVELANCFWKHRTQSGISKKTCDETFRCFKRLFQTIAVRKEDHVCHVTRATAIRIVEELKTICPGNGSAVDACVKTFKAAWNWAILTYDLQCKNPFSKLENAKKAASIPHYMPPMEDLMKVASIAPSSYKAVLFFSLFACGRKIEGHRLQISDIDFAHNRIGLRTRKRKGGIEEIDYIYMNEELAAILKKHIKTSGCTERVFEGMQLQNGSHMRWLETLCKDADVKKFGLHGLRSLAASTALAKGATIYDVQAMLRHQSLQVTDRYIRRICSSPTAPQILGKVFHEIKKQSTDKLLTINEAPANQSQTDWGSAA, from the coding sequence ATGTATTTTGACAAATCAAAAAACCGATGGATTGCTCAAGTGTATCTTACCAAAGAGAATGGTAAAATTTATCGAAAAACAAAACACTTCAAAAGGAAAAGGGATGCCAGTGAATGGCAAACAATCCACAGAAAAGAAATCCAACTAGCAGATTCTTTAAGCAAATCAATCCCTGACGATGGCACCGACCTTCGGGTGGTAGAACTCGCAAACTGTTTTTGGAAACACAGAACGCAGTCAGGAATTTCTAAAAAAACGTGCGACGAAACATTTCGTTGCTTCAAAAGACTATTCCAAACAATAGCAGTCAGAAAAGAAGACCATGTGTGTCACGTAACCCGTGCCACAGCCATACGTATTGTTGAAGAACTCAAAACAATATGCCCCGGAAATGGTTCTGCAGTCGATGCCTGTGTAAAAACGTTCAAGGCAGCGTGGAACTGGGCAATCCTAACATATGATCTTCAATGCAAAAATCCGTTTAGCAAACTGGAAAACGCTAAAAAAGCTGCATCTATACCACACTATATGCCTCCGATGGAAGATCTTATGAAAGTCGCAAGCATTGCACCATCTTCATACAAGGCAGTTCTTTTCTTTTCATTATTTGCCTGCGGTCGCAAAATTGAAGGGCATAGATTGCAAATTTCCGACATAGATTTTGCGCACAATAGAATTGGGCTGCGCACACGCAAAAGGAAAGGCGGCATTGAAGAAATTGATTATATCTACATGAACGAGGAGTTAGCAGCTATCTTAAAAAAACATATAAAAACATCCGGCTGCACAGAAAGGGTATTTGAAGGCATGCAACTCCAGAATGGTTCTCATATGCGCTGGCTGGAAACCTTGTGCAAAGATGCTGATGTAAAAAAATTTGGTCTTCATGGACTTCGTTCACTAGCTGCCAGCACAGCACTGGCAAAAGGCGCCACCATATATGATGTGCAAGCGATGCTGCGCCATCAATCACTTCAGGTAACAGATAGATATATCCGTCGTATCTGTTCTTCGCCAACTGCACCGCAGATCTTAGGAAAAGTTTTTCACGAAATAAAAAAACAAAGCACAGACAAGCTTCTTACAATTAACGAAGCACCAGCAAATCAGTCCCAAACAGATTGGGGATCAGCAGCGTAA
- a CDS encoding tyrosine-type recombinase/integrase: protein MAFQMENGKWKGQIRFTDSKGTVHRKTKNFSRKRAALQWQSDERKRLEEADKGTLSAPDNSKLTIQEWQTQYLEYAFQKWPQKTADEKKRAFERLLATGIIKPESQVSQVHKKLVLDVINKLKRQHSGCNVDRQVKNLKASWNWGIDFLDMPAANPFNRQPKAKTKKAVPHYMPPMQDIVSVLKLVTNQEHNLILYTTLLTAARKVELLRLTWDDIDFANNRIGLRTKKRKDGVEHLDNIPLAPELAKLLKEHKLRSGAHGKKVFTDPQLQNGAKMRWLRKLCDEAGIKRFGLHGIRALAASTAHANGSSLVEVKELLRHQSTQQTDRYLRKITEANKAVGILNSLASSFQQARSFEEEKKTQKVG from the coding sequence ATGGCGTTTCAAATGGAAAACGGCAAATGGAAAGGACAAATTCGTTTTACCGACAGCAAAGGAACTGTGCACAGGAAAACAAAAAACTTTTCCAGAAAGCGTGCTGCCCTGCAATGGCAAAGTGATGAACGTAAGCGTCTTGAAGAAGCTGACAAAGGAACCCTGTCGGCCCCCGACAATTCCAAACTTACGATTCAAGAATGGCAAACACAGTACTTGGAGTATGCTTTTCAAAAGTGGCCCCAAAAAACCGCGGATGAAAAGAAACGTGCGTTCGAAAGGCTGCTTGCAACGGGTATCATCAAACCGGAAAGCCAAGTTTCTCAAGTGCACAAAAAACTTGTGCTGGATGTAATTAACAAGCTTAAAAGGCAGCATTCAGGCTGCAACGTAGATCGACAGGTAAAAAACCTTAAGGCTAGTTGGAACTGGGGAATTGATTTTTTGGACATGCCTGCAGCCAACCCGTTTAATAGGCAGCCCAAAGCTAAAACCAAGAAAGCTGTCCCACACTACATGCCACCAATGCAGGATATAGTAAGTGTTTTGAAATTGGTTACCAACCAAGAACACAACCTAATCTTGTACACGACGCTACTGACAGCAGCACGAAAAGTTGAACTGCTTCGTCTAACTTGGGATGACATCGATTTCGCAAACAATAGAATAGGGCTACGGACAAAAAAGCGTAAGGACGGGGTGGAGCATTTAGACAACATCCCACTTGCCCCAGAACTTGCAAAGCTTCTTAAGGAACACAAGTTACGAAGTGGTGCCCATGGAAAGAAGGTATTCACAGATCCCCAACTACAAAACGGGGCAAAAATGCGCTGGCTGCGCAAACTATGTGATGAAGCCGGGATAAAACGGTTTGGTCTGCATGGAATACGCGCACTGGCTGCCAGCACCGCCCATGCAAATGGATCTAGCCTTGTAGAAGTGAAAGAGCTACTTCGGCATCAATCTACACAACAAACCGATCGGTATTTACGGAAGATCACTGAAGCAAATAAGGCCGTTGGAATTCTCAATTCACTGGCATCATCATTTCAGCAAGCTAGAAGTTTTGAAGAAGAAAAGAAGACCCAAAAAGTAGGGTAA
- a CDS encoding methyl-accepting chemotaxis protein, whose protein sequence is MSIKKLLLLGFSATIGLSLLIGIIGYKSAFKSTEQIKELIYSDVALREQALEIKNVLLQHRRYEKDIFLNTGNKQKQTNYLQKLEILSVTTQKKISEIIELESKVNDLKNNERDAIQNFPTIYTQYLNGVKHVAQLAMNSDLTPGAANKLMIQYKKPVHNLEKMLNILGKSSHEYLVLEGETSLALLNRSQTIIMVTCTVAVLFGIILAFFIFRAINTPLSELTTFANKVADGDLNAKTNSTFSGEIKILHESINRMIFELKHKLGFAEGVLNAIPTPCGIVGPDFKMLWVNQQICTLLEKEGTPESYIGVRSGELYWNDKNKETLSDRAIKERTQLQSTFECPLPSGRTLFVDVTTTPIYDLNKKIIGSVSFWYDLTELNNQKIVIEEQNNRISRAAHDASAIAEQVALEAGQLEAQINQTTHGATIQSERISETATAVEQMNATTLEVASNAARAAEGADTAQTIAADGSILVQKVVQFTEEVHQYAEDMRSTITELDTQADSIGNIINVINDIADQTNLLALNAAIEAARAGEAGRGFAVVADEVRKLAEKTMQATNEVESVVHGIQQSSKSTQTQMEKVATHIGQNTELTISAGTALEQIVDAGTETADRVRSIATASEEQSAASEQIARASDEVNTLTQEALHDMKEAADAVKTLAALSQKLETVMREIQQ, encoded by the coding sequence ATGTCAATTAAGAAGTTGTTACTGTTGGGTTTCAGCGCGACTATCGGGTTGTCGCTGCTGATTGGAATCATTGGCTATAAGTCTGCATTCAAATCGACAGAGCAGATCAAAGAGTTGATCTACTCTGATGTGGCACTGAGAGAGCAGGCTTTGGAAATCAAAAATGTCCTGCTACAACACCGCCGCTATGAAAAAGATATTTTCCTTAACACTGGCAATAAACAGAAACAAACAAATTATCTTCAAAAACTAGAAATATTAAGTGTTACCACACAAAAGAAAATTTCAGAAATAATAGAATTAGAATCTAAAGTTAACGATCTAAAAAATAATGAACGAGATGCAATACAAAACTTTCCCACAATATATACTCAATACCTCAATGGTGTTAAGCATGTTGCGCAGTTAGCTATGAACTCTGACCTCACTCCTGGTGCTGCCAACAAGCTTATGATTCAATATAAAAAACCAGTTCATAATTTGGAAAAGATGTTAAATATATTGGGCAAATCCAGTCATGAGTATTTAGTTCTGGAAGGAGAAACGTCGTTAGCACTGTTAAATAGATCTCAAACTATAATTATGGTAACTTGTACCGTTGCTGTTCTATTTGGAATCATTCTCGCTTTCTTTATCTTCCGAGCTATCAACACGCCTCTTTCCGAACTGACGACCTTTGCCAACAAGGTTGCTGACGGTGACCTTAACGCAAAAACAAACAGCACTTTCTCCGGAGAAATAAAGATTCTCCATGAGTCTATCAATCGCATGATATTTGAACTCAAACATAAGTTAGGATTCGCAGAAGGAGTTCTGAATGCTATCCCAACCCCATGCGGAATTGTTGGCCCTGATTTCAAAATGCTCTGGGTTAACCAACAAATCTGTACTCTGCTGGAGAAAGAGGGAACTCCTGAAAGCTACATAGGAGTCCGTTCCGGAGAATTATATTGGAACGACAAAAACAAAGAAACGCTCTCCGACAGAGCGATTAAGGAACGGACACAATTACAGTCCACATTTGAATGTCCTCTTCCTTCTGGACGCACTCTGTTTGTTGATGTCACAACAACTCCTATTTACGACCTTAATAAGAAAATTATCGGTTCAGTATCCTTCTGGTATGATCTCACTGAACTGAACAACCAAAAAATAGTTATCGAAGAACAAAATAATCGAATCAGCCGGGCAGCACATGATGCCAGCGCTATTGCAGAGCAAGTAGCACTGGAAGCAGGCCAGCTGGAAGCGCAAATAAACCAGACAACACACGGTGCTACTATCCAGAGTGAACGAATCAGCGAAACCGCAACCGCAGTTGAACAAATGAATGCAACAACACTTGAAGTTGCCAGTAACGCAGCACGAGCGGCAGAAGGGGCTGACACGGCACAAACCATTGCAGCTGATGGCTCAATACTTGTACAAAAAGTGGTTCAATTTACTGAGGAAGTACACCAATACGCAGAAGATATGCGTAGCACCATTACAGAACTTGATACACAAGCCGATTCAATCGGCAATATTATCAATGTAATTAATGACATTGCTGACCAGACAAACCTTCTTGCACTTAATGCCGCTATTGAAGCAGCACGTGCAGGTGAAGCTGGTCGTGGATTCGCTGTCGTAGCTGACGAAGTTCGTAAGCTTGCAGAAAAAACCATGCAGGCAACAAACGAAGTTGAAAGCGTTGTACATGGAATTCAGCAAAGCTCAAAATCGACACAAACTCAGATGGAAAAAGTAGCGACACATATTGGTCAAAATACCGAACTGACCATTAGTGCAGGGACTGCCCTTGAACAAATTGTCGACGCCGGTACAGAGACTGCCGACAGGGTCCGGTCCATCGCTACCGCATCTGAAGAACAGTCTGCCGCGTCAGAACAAATTGCCCGTGCTTCAGACGAGGTAAATACACTCACTCAAGAAGCATTACACGACATGAAGGAAGCAGCAGATGCAGTCAAAACGCTCGCTGCCCTTTCCCAGAAACTTGAGACTGTTATGCGAGAAATCCAGCAATAA